In Haloimpatiens massiliensis, the following are encoded in one genomic region:
- a CDS encoding flagellar motor protein MotB: MSRKKKNGGSGLTGEEWLTTYSDTITLLLTFFVLLYSMSTVDANKFRQIASSLQSVLSGTGSNSILDYQSSSGEVPIVGEPMVSDGQNESANKKSMYEEVSKYVKENKMKDKIEVLKDPKGVVLRLRENVLFDIGKGEVKENSSEVLNMISTILQKFPKSHVIVEGHTDNMPISNYRYPSNWELSTARAVNVLKYFVEVSKMDPDRFTAAGYGEYRPIVPNNNDGNRAKNRRVNIIIEDTTTTDSKKGEAK, from the coding sequence ATGTCTAGAAAAAAGAAAAATGGAGGTTCAGGGTTAACAGGAGAGGAATGGTTAACTACCTATTCAGATACTATTACCCTTTTACTTACTTTCTTTGTTCTTTTATATTCTATGTCTACTGTAGATGCAAACAAATTCAGACAAATAGCTAGCTCTTTGCAAAGTGTTCTTTCTGGTACAGGAAGTAATTCCATTTTGGATTATCAAAGTTCATCAGGTGAAGTACCTATAGTTGGTGAACCTATGGTATCTGATGGGCAAAATGAATCTGCTAATAAAAAATCTATGTATGAAGAAGTATCTAAATATGTAAAAGAAAATAAAATGAAAGATAAAATTGAAGTTCTTAAGGATCCAAAGGGAGTAGTTTTAAGACTTAGGGAAAATGTATTATTTGATATAGGAAAAGGTGAAGTAAAAGAAAATAGTTCAGAAGTATTAAATATGATAAGTACTATTTTGCAAAAGTTTCCTAAAAGTCATGTTATTGTGGAAGGGCATACGGACAATATGCCTATAAGCAATTATAGGTATCCAAGTAACTGGGAATTGTCTACTGCTAGAGCTGTAAATGTACTTAAATATTTTGTGGAAGTAAGTAAAATGGACCCTGATAGATTTACTGCTGCAGGATATGGGGAGTACAGGCCTATAGTGCCTAATAATAATGATGGAAACAGAGCAAAAAATAGAAGAGTAAATATAATTATAGAAGATACAACAACTACTGATAGTAAAAAAGGAGAGGCAAAATAA
- a CDS encoding flagellar basal body-associated FliL family protein, producing the protein MKDKEKDKGTGKGKKFIIVILFLIVAGGFAFGGYYIATKNASASMAVNTGETKKAPLVEESFFQLGEFTVNLADENSKSYIKLNIYISYPKKNKKLAKEVEERKSTLRDAVNLELMSKKSTELDVKGVEKLKKELLDKINSKLYKGEIMNVNFDNIIIQ; encoded by the coding sequence ATGAAAGATAAAGAAAAAGATAAAGGTACTGGTAAGGGAAAGAAGTTTATTATTGTTATTTTATTTTTAATAGTTGCAGGAGGTTTTGCTTTTGGAGGCTATTATATTGCCACTAAAAATGCTTCCGCATCTATGGCAGTAAATACCGGAGAAACAAAAAAGGCTCCTTTGGTTGAAGAGAGTTTCTTTCAATTAGGAGAATTTACAGTGAATTTAGCTGATGAAAATTCAAAAAGTTATATAAAGTTAAATATTTATATATCCTATCCTAAGAAAAATAAGAAATTAGCTAAAGAAGTTGAAGAAAGAAAATCTACCTTAAGAGATGCAGTTAATTTAGAGTTGATGAGTAAAAAAAGTACAGAACTAGATGTTAAGGGAGTAGAAAAATTAAAAAAAGAGCTTTTAGATAAAATTAACTCTAAATTGTACAAGGGTGAAATAATGAATGTTAATTTTGATAACATAATAATTCAGTAA